GGAACCGCCCGACGGCCCGTGAGGCCGTCGTCGCGTCAGGTCCCGGTGGCCGGGGACACCTCTGTCGCCGTCGTCTCGCAGCGCAGGTGACGTTCGGGGCCCACTTCCCGTACCGGGCCCGTCAAGGTCAGGCGGGTCACGTGGCGGACGTCCGTGGTCGAGGCCGCGAGCCGCAGCTCCAGAGCTCCCGGTTCGACGACCCTGCGGCCTCGTGCGTCGGTGAACGCCGACAGGTCCGTGGGGAAGTGGAAGGTGATCCGGCGTGATTCCCCGGGCTCCAGCTCCACCCGCTCGTAGCCGACCAGCCGGACGTCCGGGCGGGTCACCGAGGCCACCGGGTCGTGGAGGTAGAGCTGGACCACCTCCGCGCCCGCGCGGTCGCCCGTGTTGTGGACGGTGACGGAGAGGGCGTACGTACCGTCCGTCTCGAGCGTCGTCTCCGGGTCGCCTTCGGCGTCGGTCCATTCGAACGTCGTGTACGAGCGGCCGTGGCCGAAGGGGTACAGCGGTGTCGGGTCCAGGTTGCTGACCTCGCCCGCCAGGCCCAGGGGCGGTTGGAGGTACGTCCACGGCTGGCCGCCGGGGTCGCGCGGCACGCTCACCGGGAGGTGGCCCGAGGGGTTGACGCGGCCGGAGAGGACGCCCGCCACCGCCGGGCCGCCCTCCTCGCCGGGGAAGAAGGCCTGGACCACCGCTCCCAGGCGGCCCTGCCAGCGGCCCAGCGCGTAGGGGCGGCCGGTGAGCAGGACCAGGACGACGGGGACGCCCGTCGCGACCAGGGCGTCCAGCAGGTCGGCCTGGATGCCGGGCAGCCGGAGGTCGGTCGCGTCACAGCCCTCGCCCGACGTGCCGCGGCCGAACAGGCCCGCTTGGTCGCCCAGGACCGCCACGCACACGTCCGCCTCCGCCGCCCGCGCCACCGCCTCCTCGATGCCGGACGGGTCGGGGTCCGAGACGCCGCAGCCCTCCGCGAACGTCACCTTCGCGTCCGGGAGTTCCGTGCGCAGGGCCTGGAGCAGCGGGGGGATCTCGATGCCGGTGGGGGTCTTGGGGTGCAGGGGGAGGACGTGGGAGGGGAAGGAGTAGCAGCCGAGCATGGCCAGCGGATCGGCCGCGCGGGGGCCGACCACGGCGATGCGGGTGTCGGGGGCGAGCGGCAGGACGCCGTCCGGGTTGTCCAGCAGGACCACCGACTCCTGCGCCAGACGGCGGGCCAGGGCGCGGTTCGCCGCCGAGTCCAGGTCGATGTGCTGCTTCGTCGGCTCCGGCTGCCAGTCCTCGTCCAGCAGGCCCAGTTCGCATTTCTGCAGCAGGACCCTGCGCGCCGCCCGGTCCACCAGCGACTCCGGCACCTCGCCCGCCCCGACGGCCTCGACCAGGGGCCGGCCGTAGCACTTCAGCGTCGGCAGCTCGACGTCGATCCCGGCCGCCAGCGCGGCGTGCGCCGCCTCGGCGGGGGTGCCGGCCACGCGGTGCAGGCTCTGCAGGAAGCCGATGCCGAAGTAGTCCGAGACGACCGTGCCGGTGAAACCCCACTCTTCGCGCAGGAGCTCCGTCAGCAGCGCCGGGTCCGCCGACGCCGGGACCCCGTCCGTCTCCGTGTACGCCGCCATCACCGAGCGCGCACCGCCCTCGCGCAGCGCCAGTTCGAACGGCGGGAGGGTGACGTCCGCGAACTCGCGGACCCCGGCGCGCACGGGCGCCAGGTTGCGGGCGCCGGCCGAGGACGCGTACCCGGCGAAGTGCTTCAGCGTGGCCACGATCCCGGCCGACTCCAGGCCCCGTACGTACGCCGCGCCGATCGTGCCCACCAGGTACGGGTCCTCGCCGATCGTCTCCTCGACCCGTCCCCACCGCAGGTCGCGGACCACGTCCAGCACGGGCGCCAGGCCCTGGTGGACACCGACCGAGCGCAGGTCGGCGCCGATCCGCCGGGCCATCTCCTCGACCAGCGCGGGGTCGAAGGTGGCGCCCCAGGCGAGCGGGACCGGGTAGGCCGTCGCGCGCCACGCCGTGAAACCCGCGAGGCACTCCTCGTGGGCGATCGCCGGGATGCCGAAGCGGCCGGACGCGGCGATCCGGCGCTGGGCGCCGGCCAGGGAGCGGGCGCCGACCTCCGGGTCGACGGGGGCGGTGCCGAAGGGGCGGGTGAGCTGGCCGAGGCCGTGGGCGATCAGGTCGTCGAAGTCGTAGTCGGCGGTCATGTCGTGCTGGTGGGGGGCCACTCCGTCCCCGTCGGCGGTGGCGCCGACCCAGACGCCGTACAGCTGGGCGGTCTTCTCTTCGAGGGTCATCCGGGAGAGCAGGTCCGCGACACGGACGTCCGCGGGAAGGCCGGGGTCACGCCAAGGGGCGGTGGTCATGAAACTCCTGTCGTTGAACGCGTACGGAGAGCGCTACTTGCCGCCGACGCCCATCA
This region of Streptomyces chromofuscus genomic DNA includes:
- a CDS encoding beta-xylosidase/alpha-l-arabinosidase, whose product is MTTAPWRDPGLPADVRVADLLSRMTLEEKTAQLYGVWVGATADGDGVAPHQHDMTADYDFDDLIAHGLGQLTRPFGTAPVDPEVGARSLAGAQRRIAASGRFGIPAIAHEECLAGFTAWRATAYPVPLAWGATFDPALVEEMARRIGADLRSVGVHQGLAPVLDVVRDLRWGRVEETIGEDPYLVGTIGAAYVRGLESAGIVATLKHFAGYASSAGARNLAPVRAGVREFADVTLPPFELALREGGARSVMAAYTETDGVPASADPALLTELLREEWGFTGTVVSDYFGIGFLQSLHRVAGTPAEAAHAALAAGIDVELPTLKCYGRPLVEAVGAGEVPESLVDRAARRVLLQKCELGLLDEDWQPEPTKQHIDLDSAANRALARRLAQESVVLLDNPDGVLPLAPDTRIAVVGPRAADPLAMLGCYSFPSHVLPLHPKTPTGIEIPPLLQALRTELPDAKVTFAEGCGVSDPDPSGIEEAVARAAEADVCVAVLGDQAGLFGRGTSGEGCDATDLRLPGIQADLLDALVATGVPVVLVLLTGRPYALGRWQGRLGAVVQAFFPGEEGGPAVAGVLSGRVNPSGHLPVSVPRDPGGQPWTYLQPPLGLAGEVSNLDPTPLYPFGHGRSYTTFEWTDAEGDPETTLETDGTYALSVTVHNTGDRAGAEVVQLYLHDPVASVTRPDVRLVGYERVELEPGESRRITFHFPTDLSAFTDARGRRVVEPGALELRLAASTTDVRHVTRLTLTGPVREVGPERHLRCETTATEVSPATGT